The Klebsiella aerogenes KCTC 2190 region ATCAACTCCAGGGCGGTTCGCCGCCCTGTTTTTCTCCTCGCCTTACCCTCGACCTGACTAATCCGGGAGTTATTTATGAAACACAGCACCACCGTGCCTGTTAACGCATTACCTTCGGCAGAAAAGTACGCGGGTAACGGCCCCGCCTACCAACGTCGCTTTCATGTGATGGCGAAACCCACCGGCTCCGCCTGTAATCTCGATTGTAGCTACTGCTTTTACCTGCACAAAGAACACTTACTCCAGCAGGAAAAGCGCAGCTATATGAGCGATGAAACGCTGGAAAACTTTATCCGCCAGTACATCGATGGACAGGATGGCGAACAGGTGGTCTTCTCCTGGCAGGGCGGCGAACCGACCCTGATGGGACTGGAGTTTTTCCACAAAGTGGTGAAATTCCAGCAGCAATATAAAAAGCCCGGCCAGCGGATCGAAAACGATCTGCAAACCAACGGTATCCTGATTAACGATGCCTGGGCTGAATTCCTCAAAGCGAATCATTTCCTTGTCGGCCTGTCGATTGACGGCCCGCGAGAGCTGCACGACCGTTATCGCATCACCCGCAGCGGCAAACCGACGTTTGATAAAGTGATGGCCGGCGTCGACGCCCTGAAGCGCCACGGCGTACCATTCAATGCGCTGGTGACCGTCAACCGTACCAACGCCCGTTTCCCATTAGAGGTTTACCGCTTTGTTACCCGCGAACTGGGGGCGACCTACGTGCAGTTTAACCCCTGCGTCGAACCGGTGGACTTTACCCAGACCGCGCCCCATTTCTGGCGTGATGACAGCATCCCTACCGTCGGCAGCCGCCGCGCGCGCCCCGGCGATTTAGACTCCATCGTCACCGACTGGTCGGTCGACCCGGACGACTGGGGACGCTTCCTGATCGCCACTTTCGAAGAGTGGGTGAACAACGATCTTGGCCGCGTCCAGGTCAATCTGTTCGAAACCGCCGTCGCCCAGATGATGGGCATGCCGGCGCAAATTTGCACCACCGCGGAGTTTTGCGGCAAAGGGCTCGCGGTCGAGAAAAACGGCGATGTTTTCTCCTGCGACCACTATGTCTATCCCGAATATCAAATCGGCAATATTACCGATAACAGCCTGGCGCGAATGGCTTTCTCCGAACGTCAGCAGGCTTTCGGTATGGGTAAATGCGACACGCTGCCGCAGCAGTGCAAGCAGTGCCCTTACCTGAAGCTTTGCCACGGCGAGTGCCCGAAAAACCGTCTGGTGCTCACCGCCGACGGCGAAGCCGGGCTGAACTATCTCTGCCCGGGCATTAAAGCCTTTTTCAACTATGCCGAGCCGATTCTGGCGGGCATCGTCACCCTGGTGAAACGCGATTTTAAAGGAGTTAGCCGATGAACCTTCGCGATAAAATGTTACAGCTGGAGCAGCGCATGAACGCGCAGGTGCTCGGCCAGGAAAACGTTGTGCGGATGCTGCTCATTGCCCTGCTCTGCGATGGGCATATCCTGCTCGAAGGGCTGCCGGGGCTGGCGAAGACCCGCGCCGTCCGCGAGCTGGCGCGACATATCGCCGGCGAGTTTCGCCGTATCCAGTTCACTCCGGATCTGCTGCCCTCGGATATCACCGGCAGCGAGATTTATCAGCAAAATGCCAGCCGCGAAGAGGAGCAGTTTCGTTTTCGCCCGGGACCGGTATTCGGCAACGTGATTCTGGCGGACGAAATCAACCGCGCCTCGGCCCGCGTGCAGTCGGCGCTGCTGGAGGCGATGGAAGAGCGCCACGTCACCGTGGCGGGCAAAAGCTGGCCGCTGCCGGGCGTGTTTATGGTGCTGGCGACGCAGAACCCCGTCGACCAGGAAGGCACCTGGCCGCTACCGGAAGCCCAGCTCGACCGCTTTCTGATGAAAGTACAGGTCGACTATCCATCAAAAGAGCATGAGCAGCAGGTGATGCAGCTGGTTCGCGCCGAGCAACAGGCGAAATATGGCGTAGCGGCAAAAACCGCCCCCGCGCCGGAAGCGGAATCACTGCGGTTCAGCCAACAGGAGATCGCCTCCTGCTGGCAGGAGATAAGCGCCATCCACGTCGCGCCGATTATCGAAACCTGGATAGTCGAACTGGTCAACGCCACCCGCCAGCCGCAGCACATCAGCGAGCAGTTAGCCAGCTATCTGGCTTACGGCCTGAGCCCGCGAGGCACCTTAGCGCTGGAGCGCTGCGCCCGCGCGCAGGCCTGGCTCGCGGGACGTGACGCGGTTCGCCCGGAAGACGTGCGTTTTATCGCCCCGGCGGTGATGCGCCACCGCTTGATGCTGAGCTATCAGGCCAGCGCCGATGGTTGCAGCGCCGACGATGTGATTACCATGCTGCTGAACGCCGTGGTGATCTAATGAACGAACTCTGCGTGAATCGCCAGATGCTGCTCGACCTCGGGCCGCAGGCGCGGTTGATGGCTAACCCGCCGGGGCAGATCCCGCCGGGCGCGCTGTCCGGCGAACGCGCCTCCCGCCAGCAGGGCCGTGGGCTCAACTTCGACAGCCTGCGTCGTTATCAACCCGGCGACGACGTACGCATGATCGACTGGCAGACGACCGCCCGTCTGCGTACGCCGTGGGTGCGCCAGTACAATGAAGAGCGCGAACGCCCGGTCTTTTTGCTGGTCGACCAACGATTAGATATGCATTTCGCCACCCGCGGGCAAACTAAAGCGAGCGCCGCGGCCAAAACCGCCGCGCTACTGGCCTGGCGTAGCCATCATGATGGCGATCGTCTCGGCAGCCTGGTGTTTAACGATACCACGCTGGCGCTGCAACCATGCAGCGCGCCACGGCGCACGCTGCCAGCGCTGCTGGATAATCTGACGCATTACAACCAGCTACTGGCGCAGCAATATCCTCACGAACCTGAGCGCACGCAGACGCTAGCGCAGGCGTTACAACGCGCCGCCAGCGCGATTCCACGCGGCGCCTGGGTCGCTATCCTCAGCGATTTTCACGATCTCGACGCCCAAGCGAAGGCCATGCTGGCGCATCTGCGCCGTCGCTGCGAGGTCAGCGCATTTGTGCTGTTCGACGACTTACACCTTCGCCTGCCGCGCTCCGGCACGCTGGCCGCCTGCTACGGCGGGCGCAGCGCCAGCGTCACCCTCACCTCCGCGCTCAGCGCCGATATTCGTCAACACATCATCGGTCGGCTGGCGCGTCAGCAGCAGCAACTCAACCAGTTGGGTATTCGGGTTAATCATCTGACGGTAACTCAGGACCTGCTGCGCCAGTTACAAAAAGGGCTTTAAATGTTTGAGAAAGGCTATGCGGTGCCGGAGCTACTAACGCCCGCGCTGCCCCCCGCCCCCAGCTGGTTTCCGCTACCAATCGGCTGGCTGATTCTGCTCGCGATTGCCGTAGGCCTGGCGGCGCTGTTCCTGCTTATCCGCTACGCCCGCTGGCGGCGCAACCGCTGGCGACGAGAAGCGCTGCTGGCGCTCAATCATCCGCATACCGTCGATAGCTGGATGCAGCTGATTAAACGCGTGCAGCTGGTCCACCAGCCGCGCCAAACCGTTAGCCAAACGCTGGCGCCGGAAGCCGTGCTGGTGTCGTTGACGCTGGATGCTGACCTGCGCAACCAGCTCATCGCCCGCTACTGCCGGGCCGACAACGCCCTGAACGACCAGCAGACGGCGCGGCTTCGCGCTCAGCTGGCGCAGTGGCTAAAGGAGCTTCCACATGTCTGAATGGCTCGCCCACATTGATTTCGCCTGGCCCTGGGCCGCGCTACTGCTGGCACTGCCGCTGCTCACTCGTTTTCTCCCGCTACCGGCAAAAACCACCGACGAGCGCGTGCGGGTACCGTTTTTACCCTCACTCATTGACGCGCTACAGCTCGATACCCGGCCAAAACGCGGAAATGGGGCCAGCGCCGTGCTGTTCTGGCTTATCTGGTCACTGCTGGTTTGCGCGCTGGCGCGGCCGGAATACCTGACGCCGCCACAATATATTACCAGGCCGATGCGCGACATCGTGCTGATCCTCGATGTCTCCGGGTCAATGGCGAAAAATGACGTCCAGGGCGGTAATACGCGCCTGCAGGCGGTACAGCAATCGGTGCGCAAGTTTGTCGCCGCCCGCCAATCCGACCGCATCGGCATGGTCATCTTCGCCAGCAAAGCCTGGCCCTTCGCCCCGATAAGCGAAGATAAACAGGCGCTGCAAACGCGCATCAATCAGCTGGCGCCGGGCATGATTGGCCAGCAAACCGCTATCGGCGATGCGCTGGGCGTGGCGGTTAAGGTGCTGGATAATGGCCCCGATAAGCAGGCCGATAAGCTGGCGATTTTACTCACCGACGGCAATGATACCGCTTCGCAGCTGTCGCCTGAACTGGCGGCAAAGCTTGCTGCCGACCACCATGTCCGGGTTCATACCATCGCCTTCGGCGACCTCAGCGATACCAGCAAAGACAAAGTCGATTTGCCGCTACTGCAGCGCATCGCGAAAACCACCGGCGGCCAGAGCTGGACCGCCGCGCATTCCGGCAGCGCGCTGGATAGCGTCTGGCAACAAATCGACGCCCTCACTCCGGCGCAGGTCAAAAGCCTCGGCTGGTCCTGGCATCAGCCGCTCTATCCGTGGCCGCTCGCCGTCGCGCTGCTATTGCTACTGCTGGCCGCCTGCGGCCGTGTCCTCAGGGAGAAAATGGCATGAGCGATTTTCACTTCCTCTATCCGTGGCGCTTAACCGCGCTGCTGCTGTGTCTGCTGGTGGCCTGGCTTCCTGGCTACGGCGCTTCCGCCTGGTCAACGCTAATGGATAAACCTTTTCGCGCGTTGATTATTCAACGCCGTCGCAGGTTAACCCGGCTGCTGCCGTGGCTACTCACACTCGGTGTCATCGAACTGGCGGGCCCAAGCTGGCAGCGCGAACTCCCGGCGGCGCTGACGCCGCAAAGCAACGTGATGGTGATTCTGCAGCAGGATCTGGCGATGTATGCCCAGGATCTTCCCCCCTCGCGTCATCAGCGCATGCAGCATAAAATCGCCGCGCTGATGCAACAGCAGCCCGGTTCGCATTTCGGTCTGGTGGTCTACAGTAGCCAGGCCTTTCTCACCACGCCGTTAACCCAGGATCCGCAGTTTTATCAGCTATTTCTCAACGCCCAGTCGCCCTCTTTGCTGCCGGAAGGTAGCGGTTCCGCCCTGCCGCAGGCCGTCGCACTGGCGTTAAAAAATCTGCCTACAGACAAAGACAGCCCGCGTAGCCTAATCCTCGTTGCCGATACCCTGTCGCCTGCCGATGTCACCTGGCTGAAAGGGCAACATCTACCGCTGCAAATTTGGGTACCCGGCACCGCCGCGGGTGGAACGCTGCCGGATAAGTATGCCAGCCTCGGCATCGATACCCGGCTGAACGTCGATCGTTTCCGCCAGTTGCGCGACGCCGGGATCCCGGTGACGCTGGCCAGCGATGATGGCGACGATCTGCCGATCATCGCCAGCCACATTCAACAATCGGTGACTCAGCAAAATAACGCCCGCGAGGATCTGCACTGGAAAAACAGCGGCTACCTGCTGATCGCGCCGATGCTGTTCCTGCTGCTGTTCTGGCGACGCCAGTTACTGATGGTAGCGCTACTATTTCCCGCGCTGCTGTGGTCGCCGCACAGCGATGCCGCCTGGCTCGATGCCTGGGTTCGCCCCGATATTCAGGGGCAGCACGCCTTTCGCCGCGGCGACTACGCCGCTGCCGCCGGGCATTATCGCGATCCGTTATGGCAAGGTATCGCCTGGTATCGGGCGGGCGACTATCCTGCCGCCGCCAGCGCGTTTCGCGCCGCGCCGCCAACCGCGGAAACCTTGCTGTGGCTGGGCAACAGCTATGCTCAGCAAAAGCAGTGGCAGCAGGCGCTCGACAGCTACGATCGCGCCCTCTACCTACATCCTGACTGGTCCATGGCGCTGCAAAATCGCGATAAAATCTCGCAGATTGTGATGGGCATTCGCCAGCAAGAGCGCGAGCGCCAACAGGCGCAGGGCGATGCGATGGACGACGGCCCAGATAAGCTGGTCCACGACCTGCAGAAAAACCAGGGCATCGATCAGCAGCAAATCGGCGCTATTGCCGGGGAGAGTCCGCAGGTTAATCAATGGTTTGATGCGCTGGATGTTTCGCCTACCGGGCTACTGAAAAGCCTGTATCGCAACGGCTCAGGAGATACCGCACCATGAACAAAGCGCTACTTTTTCTGCTGGTTGCCACGCTTCCGGCGCATGCGGCGATGGATATCACCCGTGAACTGGAAGCGCCGGCGCAGATCGTCCCCGGCCAGCCGGTTCGGGTGGCGATCACCTGGTGGACCGATAGCTGGTTTAACCCGCCGCCGCAGTGGCCCGAGTTTGCCGTCAAAAACGGCGAACTTCTGAATACCGCGTTGCCTTCACAGCTGGTGACGCGCAAAAAGAACGGGATCGTCTGGAGCGGCATTCGCCTTGAACGTCAGGTCAGCGCCTGGCAGCAGGGCGTGCTGCGCCTGCCGGCGATCGACATTACCGCGACCTCCGCCAATCAGGCGCCGGTCACGGTACATCTTCCGGCGCTGGAACGCCCGGTAAACTGGCCGGCCAATACCACTCAGGCGGACCATTTTTTACCGGCCAGCCAGCTGACGCTCAGCCAGCAAATTCAACAGTACCACGCGGGGAAAGACGCCACGCTGCGGGTTGGTGATGTCGTTGACCGTATCGTGACCGTCGAGGCGCGGGATGCGCTACCGGGGCAAATTCCACCGCTGCTGTACGCCATTAACGGTAGCGAAAGCCAGCGTCTGGCGCCGGTCAGTGAGGCATTAAAAAGCGAGCGCGGCGATATCATAGGCGCTCATCGGGTGGAGCGGCTGCGTTATCTGCCCAGCCATAGCGGCACGCTGACGCTACCACCGATTAGCTTGCGCTGGTGGGATACCGTTAATCATCAATGGCAAACGGCAAAGCTGGCGGGAGAAACGTTGAACGTCGCCGCGGCGCGACAGGGCGGCGCGGAGCAAGCGCTGCGCGGTACCACGGGAATGGTCACCTGGCAGAGCCTGATGTGGATAGTGATTGCCGCCGCCGCGGTCGGAGGCGGATGGTTTGGCCGCCGCTGGTGTTATCGAACGCTTCTCGGCATTAGTCGACGCTGGCGGCGTTTCTGGCAGCCGCAGCCGTTGCCGCCGCTGGCCCCTTAGGCAATTTTCCGTGGCGCAGGGAGCGCACAGAGGGCGGCCCGTCGCCACCAGGGATTTTCCCGGAGGCGGCGCGTTGCGCCTTATCCGGGCTACCAGACTGCCCGGCGGCGTTTTTTATTTCGCCTGACACTGCGCCGGGTCGTATATCGTCTTCCAGTCCTGCTGCATATCGACAACCGTCCAGCCCTTCTGTTTCGCCTCTGTCAATCCTTTCACCAGCTTGCCGCTGGCGGAAGGATGGCTGTCGTAGGCATACTCCCGCGCCGCATCGGTATGGTGTACCAGCAGCTCGAAGGTTTTATAGTTTGGGTTGGCAGCGGTGTACTGCAGCATCGCCAGATCGCCATCGCTGTTGCCGAAAGCCGCAACCGGGCGCTGCCCCATAAACAGGTGGATCGCCACCGGCTTGGCCGCGGCATCATCATTAAATGCGCCTTTCATCGTCTTGCGAAGCTCGGTGCCATCGTCCGTCAGACTAAACTCGCTGAGCGCGAACGAACCGATAACCTGCTCCGGCGGGATATCGTACATTTTTTCCGATACCACCCGCATAAAATCAATCCCGCCGCCTGAAACGATCCACGTTTTAAAACCATTGGCGCGCAGATAGTCCAGCAACTGGCGCATCGGCTGATATCCCAACTGGTCGTAGCGACAGCCGGTACGTTTATCCTGATGGCTGTCAAACCATGCGCTGACCCGCTGACTAAACTCTTCGGTGGTCATGCCGCTATGGGTTAACGCCAGCAGCTTGAGCAACCCTTTTTCGCCGCCCGCCGCTACCGTTTTCAAATCGTTGTTCAGTACCGCCGCCACCAGCGGATCCTTTTTCCACTCCGGATGGTCGGGCGCCAGCCGTTTCACTTCATCCACCGCGAACTGTAGTTGGAAAGTCAGCGGCGCTTCCGGCCACAGGGTGCCGTCATTATCAAAAACCACGTAGCGCTTATCCAGCGGAATAAAGTCCGCCCCGCCTTCACGCGTCGCCCCCTGCACCCATTGCTCAATCGCCTGTTTAGCAGGGGTATCTTTCCATGCCGGCAGCATATCGGTGGCTGCCGCGCTGGTGAAGCTCAATAGCAGCATGCTGAGCAGTACTGTTTTTTTCATTGTTTTTCCTTCTTATTCCACCGCCAAAAACCAGACCTACTTCAGCATGGCGGCAATCTTCTCAAGCGTCGGTTTAACCGTCGCGTAAAAATGGCGAAAGCCAGGACACAAATAATTGAGCCCTTCTTCGCCGTCCGGGGCGCGCACGATGCGGTTTTTCGGGCATTCGCCCCAGCATAAATTCAGATGCGGGCAGCTTTTGCAGTAGGCGGGCAGCGTCTCTTTCTTGCCCATGCCAAACACTTTCTGCCGCTCGGAAAAGACCATATGCGCCAGCTTATGCGCCTTAATATTGCCAAGCTTATATTCCGGGTAGACGTAGTGATCGCAGGAGTAGACGTCGCCGTTTTTCTCAATCGCCAGCGCCTTGCCGCAAAACGGCGCGGTGATGCATAACTGGGATGGAAGCCCCATAGTCTGTACCACGGCGGTTTCGAACAAATTTACCTGCACGCGGCCCAGATCACAGGTCACCCACTCATCAAAAGCTTCGGTCAGAAAATGCCCCCAATCGTCCGGATCCACCGACCAGTCAGTGACGATTGAATCCAGATCCCCCGGTTTCGCCCGGCGGCTGCCGGTGATGGGGATCGTCTCTTCGCGCCAGAACTGCGGCGCGGTGGTTTTAAACTCGGCGGCCTCTACGCAGGGCGTAAACTGGATATAGGTGGCGCCGAGTTCACGGGTAAGAAAACGATATACCTCGCGCGGGAAACGGGCATTCACCCGGTTAACGACTGCCAGTGCGTTGAACGGCACGCCGTGGCGCTTCAGTGCCGCGATCCCTTCCATAACCTTATCGAAGGTCGGCTTGCCGCTGCGCGTCACGCGGAAGCGATCGTGGATCTCGCGCGGGCCATCGATCGATACCCCGACCAGGAAGTTATGCGCCTTCAAGAAGGCGGCCCACTTATCGTTAATCAGCACGCCATTGGTCTGCAGATCGTTCTCAATGCGCTGGTGCTTCGGCTGATATTTCTTTTGCAGCTCAACGACCTTTTCGAAAAACTCCAGTCCCATCAGGGTTGGCTCGCCGCCCTGCCAGGAGAAAATAATCTCTTCGCCGTCCTGGCTTTGGATGTACTGACGAATGAAATTCTCCAGTACCTCGTCGCTCATTCCTTTGTCGTGCGGCTGATGTAAAAGCTGCTCTTTATGCAGATAAAAACAGTATTGACAGTCCAGGTTGCAGGTGGAGCCGCTGGGTTTCGCCATCATGTGATAGCGGCGTTTATAGGCGGGCAGATAGCGCCCCTGGTTCTGTAATGGCGTTAATGGAATGGTGGTGCTTTTTTTCATCGACCAGAACCTATCTCTAGAATGCTCACAACAGCAAAAGGCCCGGACATCTCGCCCGGGCCAACGTCATTTTAATTACCGGTCGGCATCGCCAACTGGAACCCTTCTTTTTGTAACTGCTCGCGGATATTACTAAAGCGTTGATACTGCGACAGGGTAATCGGCCCACTGTAGGCTTCGCTCTGCGGCTTACGCGGCGGATACTCGACGTAGGTTTTCATCAACTTAGTGATGGCTTCATTGAAGGTCACCAGCGTCCAGGTATGCTCGGTATAGTTGTTCATAAAGATATCGTAGCGTTCCTGCGGATCCTGCCAGAGGTCGAAAATCTGCGGCACCGTTGCGACATACGACTCCGGCCCTTTCCAGCCGAGGTTGGAATCCACCGCCAGGCCGCCGGTTTTCGCGCCGTTATCGCCGCGCAGGTTAAACACCGCCTTATAGTGACCGACGCGCGCCGCCCCCGGGGTCAGCTCATTTTCAGTGAAGTAGAACCAGGAGGTACGCGGATCTTTACCGGTGCCAAACAGTACCGGTGAAATATCGTAGCTATCGAAGATAATCGGCTGCCCGGCACGGTCTTTGGTGGGTAATTTAATCCCGGCCACCGAAGCAAAGGTCGCCATCAGATCGAGGCCGCCAACGATATCGTGGTTACGGCTGTGCTCTTTAATCTTGCCCGGCCACCAGGCGATAGCCGGAACGCGGCTGCCGCCCTCGCGGTCGGTGCCTTTGGTGCCGCGGAATGGCGTATAGCCGGCATCCGGATAGACGTCCTGCCAGGCGCCGTTATCGGTGGTCCATACCACAAGGGTGTTTTTATCGATCCCCAACTCGCGCAGCTTATCCATGATATGGCCAACGCGGGCATCCATTTCCACCATCGAGTCGGCGTATTTGCTCTTCGACATCGACTTGCCGACGTAATCCGGATCCGGCATGTTCGGCTGGTGGTTCTTCATAAAGTTGATGCTCATGAAGAACGGTTCGGAAGATTTTGCGTTTGCTTCGAGATAGTCCAGCGAGGCCTTCTCGACGTAGCGGTCGAAGAATGGGATCCCGACCACGCCCTCTTTGCCATCAACGACCGGGGTATTCACATACTGGCCGTTAATTTTGAACTCTTCCTTCGGCGCTTCGCCCGCCTTGCCGGAGAGCGCGCCGCGGGTGACACGGGTAAACATTTCACGCAGTTGCGGATCCATATCCGGGAACCAGGTCGGGTCGGCATAGGTATAGGCGTTCAGGTGGTAGAGGCCGACGTATTTCATTTCGTCGTAGCCCTGAGCATTAGGTAACGCGTAATCGGCTTCGCCGAGGTGCCACTTACCGGTAAAGAAGGTTTTATAGCCGCCGGTTTTCAGTACCGAGGCCAGCGTCCACTCTTCTTTCGGTAAACCGCCGCCCTGCCCCTGGAAAGCCACGGTGGTCATACCGCTGCGGTTGGGAATTCGCCCGGTCTGCATCGCCGCGCGGCCCGGCGTACTGCTCGGCTGGCCGTAGAAGTCGAAAAAGGTCATCCCCTCATCGGCCATTCTGTCGAGGTTTGGCGTCGGCATACCGCGGCCTTCGCCGCCGCCGTAGACGCCGAGGTCGCCATAGCCGGTATCGTCAGAGACGATCAGGATAATATTGGGCTTCTTTGCCGCACCATCGCTGGGGCCAGCCGCATTTTGATCGGCGGCATTGGCCGTCGCGCCGGGTAATAACGAACCGGCGGCAAAAGCCAGCACACCGATACCCTTGTATTTTTTATTCATCTTCAAACCTCATTGCTCAGCATGCGCCTGATTTAACTTACGATTTGGCTAATATCAGGCAGGCGTTGTCAGATTAGATAAGTCTCAATATGAGATGAGCGACATCGGCAAATGTTGTTGTCGCTACTGAGGCGATTCCGCTTAAGTGAAGTAGAGAAAGCAATAAAAATCCACAGGTTCTGGTTTTATTTTTAATTAATGCAAAGCGAATCACTATCACCGTTTCGCTAAAGAAACCCGCCGCAAAAGCAATATTATCATTCAATATTTAAGTGGATTCTTAGTTACTAAAAAAAGAAGCCCAACTACCCACTAAAACAGTCTAAGTGAGTGTTTTAAAAAGAGCGATAGATCAGTCCGTTAACGGACTCTAAAAGTGATGCCTGCTATCTGGCGCCAGCTTTTAAATTTAGATATTTTGTATCAGGCGTAATTCCGCGCCATTAAAATATAAAGTATCGCCACTGCAAAATAGCAAAGAGTAATAAAGCGGTAGAGTTAAGCCCGGAGAGAAGATGAGTCGTATTCAAACGCCCTATTCCCACATCATCGATGAATATAATAAGATGATTTCAAAGAATATAAAGGCGATAGACTCATTAAGTCATAGCAGTAATATACGCCAGATTGCCGATGATACGTCTTTCACCCTGAGTACAGGCGAGATTATTATTGTTCTTGAGGGCGTTATTGCCGTTGAGATGCAGGAGCACAACTTTATTCTCGCCCCAGGAAAAGCGAAAACCCAGTCGAAAAAGTTGTTTCAGGTCGGCAAAGGCATCAAAGGAATGTTTTTTGGTATTGTCGAAAGTTATGGCCCGGGTATTCAGCTGCACTATACCGCCAAAAAAAATGTCAAAGTGTTCAGCTGTAATCTCGAATACTTTGAAAAACATTTTACTCAGCCCGATAAATTCACCTTCCTGATGAACATGATGGCCATCACGCTGGCGTTTTTGCTCGATGCGCATGACGAAAGAGCTATTGGCACCCGCTATTTTGTCATTCGCTCCATGATTTATCGCTATCTCAAGCAGAAAAATGAGGGTGTATTACACGACCCGAGCCTGGCGAACTTTATCCTGCGACGTACAAAAATGTCGCGTAGCTATCTGTTTCAGGTACTTTCCGATCTGAAAAACGGCGGCTATATCACGATGAAAAACGGCGAGCTCGTCGATATTGTCAACGAGCTGCCGGAAAAATATTAACGCCGTTGGCTTAACTCTTATCCTGCACCCGGCGTTTAAACTGCCCGGCGTCGATATCGTACTGCTTCATCTTGCGCCACAGCGTGGTACGGCCAATATTCAGCAACTGCGACATCTCCTGTACCCGGCCGCTGGTCACTCGCGCCGCCTGGATAATCGCCTCTTTCTCGATGGCGCTGAAGGAGAGACTTGATGGCAGTAGCGATGAGGACGCCTCGCTACCCGGCCGGGTTGAGAAGAGATGTTCGGGGAGATTGCTTAAGCGAATATGCCCGTTATCGCTGCTCATCGCGATATTCTCAATAATGCTATTAAGCTCAAAATCGTTGCCCGGCCACGAGTAGGCGGTCAGTTGGGCCAGCGCGTCGTCATCGACCTTCAGCCGCGATGAAAAGCGTTTCTCCAGCCGACGCAGACGGCTATGCACCAGCGAAGGAATACTGCCGCGTCGCGCCCGCAGCGGCGGAATGACTATCTCAAACGAATGTAGCGCATAGTACAGCTGGCGGCTAAAGCGGTTCTGCTCCACCAGGTTCGCGAGGTCGACGGTGGTGGTGGCGATCACTTTCACATCCACCGGAATCAGCCGCCGGGCATCAAGACGCGTCAGCACGCCCTGTTTTATCACCTGCAGCAGCGCTGACTGCAGCTCGGGGGCCAGATACTCTATTTTTTCCAGGAACAGCGTGCCGCCGTTGGCCAGCTCAAGGC contains the following coding sequences:
- a CDS encoding anaerobic sulfatase maturase; translated protein: MKHSTTVPVNALPSAEKYAGNGPAYQRRFHVMAKPTGSACNLDCSYCFYLHKEHLLQQEKRSYMSDETLENFIRQYIDGQDGEQVVFSWQGGEPTLMGLEFFHKVVKFQQQYKKPGQRIENDLQTNGILINDAWAEFLKANHFLVGLSIDGPRELHDRYRITRSGKPTFDKVMAGVDALKRHGVPFNALVTVNRTNARFPLEVYRFVTRELGATYVQFNPCVEPVDFTQTAPHFWRDDSIPTVGSRRARPGDLDSIVTDWSVDPDDWGRFLIATFEEWVNNDLGRVQVNLFETAVAQMMGMPAQICTTAEFCGKGLAVEKNGDVFSCDHYVYPEYQIGNITDNSLARMAFSERQQAFGMGKCDTLPQQCKQCPYLKLCHGECPKNRLVLTADGEAGLNYLCPGIKAFFNYAEPILAGIVTLVKRDFKGVSR
- a CDS encoding AAA family ATPase; the protein is MNLRDKMLQLEQRMNAQVLGQENVVRMLLIALLCDGHILLEGLPGLAKTRAVRELARHIAGEFRRIQFTPDLLPSDITGSEIYQQNASREEEQFRFRPGPVFGNVILADEINRASARVQSALLEAMEERHVTVAGKSWPLPGVFMVLATQNPVDQEGTWPLPEAQLDRFLMKVQVDYPSKEHEQQVMQLVRAEQQAKYGVAAKTAPAPEAESLRFSQQEIASCWQEISAIHVAPIIETWIVELVNATRQPQHISEQLASYLAYGLSPRGTLALERCARAQAWLAGRDAVRPEDVRFIAPAVMRHRLMLSYQASADGCSADDVITMLLNAVVI
- a CDS encoding DUF58 domain-containing protein → MNELCVNRQMLLDLGPQARLMANPPGQIPPGALSGERASRQQGRGLNFDSLRRYQPGDDVRMIDWQTTARLRTPWVRQYNEERERPVFLLVDQRLDMHFATRGQTKASAAAKTAALLAWRSHHDGDRLGSLVFNDTTLALQPCSAPRRTLPALLDNLTHYNQLLAQQYPHEPERTQTLAQALQRAASAIPRGAWVAILSDFHDLDAQAKAMLAHLRRRCEVSAFVLFDDLHLRLPRSGTLAACYGGRSASVTLTSALSADIRQHIIGRLARQQQQLNQLGIRVNHLTVTQDLLRQLQKGL
- a CDS encoding DUF4381 family protein: MFEKGYAVPELLTPALPPAPSWFPLPIGWLILLAIAVGLAALFLLIRYARWRRNRWRREALLALNHPHTVDSWMQLIKRVQLVHQPRQTVSQTLAPEAVLVSLTLDADLRNQLIARYCRADNALNDQQTARLRAQLAQWLKELPHV
- a CDS encoding VWA domain-containing protein; its protein translation is MSEWLAHIDFAWPWAALLLALPLLTRFLPLPAKTTDERVRVPFLPSLIDALQLDTRPKRGNGASAVLFWLIWSLLVCALARPEYLTPPQYITRPMRDIVLILDVSGSMAKNDVQGGNTRLQAVQQSVRKFVAARQSDRIGMVIFASKAWPFAPISEDKQALQTRINQLAPGMIGQQTAIGDALGVAVKVLDNGPDKQADKLAILLTDGNDTASQLSPELAAKLAADHHVRVHTIAFGDLSDTSKDKVDLPLLQRIAKTTGGQSWTAAHSGSALDSVWQQIDALTPAQVKSLGWSWHQPLYPWPLAVALLLLLLAACGRVLREKMA
- a CDS encoding VWA domain-containing protein; translated protein: MSDFHFLYPWRLTALLLCLLVAWLPGYGASAWSTLMDKPFRALIIQRRRRLTRLLPWLLTLGVIELAGPSWQRELPAALTPQSNVMVILQQDLAMYAQDLPPSRHQRMQHKIAALMQQQPGSHFGLVVYSSQAFLTTPLTQDPQFYQLFLNAQSPSLLPEGSGSALPQAVALALKNLPTDKDSPRSLILVADTLSPADVTWLKGQHLPLQIWVPGTAAGGTLPDKYASLGIDTRLNVDRFRQLRDAGIPVTLASDDGDDLPIIASHIQQSVTQQNNAREDLHWKNSGYLLIAPMLFLLLFWRRQLLMVALLFPALLWSPHSDAAWLDAWVRPDIQGQHAFRRGDYAAAAGHYRDPLWQGIAWYRAGDYPAAASAFRAAPPTAETLLWLGNSYAQQKQWQQALDSYDRALYLHPDWSMALQNRDKISQIVMGIRQQERERQQAQGDAMDDGPDKLVHDLQKNQGIDQQQIGAIAGESPQVNQWFDALDVSPTGLLKSLYRNGSGDTAP
- a CDS encoding BatD family protein, producing MNKALLFLLVATLPAHAAMDITRELEAPAQIVPGQPVRVAITWWTDSWFNPPPQWPEFAVKNGELLNTALPSQLVTRKKNGIVWSGIRLERQVSAWQQGVLRLPAIDITATSANQAPVTVHLPALERPVNWPANTTQADHFLPASQLTLSQQIQQYHAGKDATLRVGDVVDRIVTVEARDALPGQIPPLLYAINGSESQRLAPVSEALKSERGDIIGAHRVERLRYLPSHSGTLTLPPISLRWWDTVNHQWQTAKLAGETLNVAAARQGGAEQALRGTTGMVTWQSLMWIVIAAAAVGGGWFGRRWCYRTLLGISRRWRRFWQPQPLPPLAP